One genomic window of Cololabis saira isolate AMF1-May2022 chromosome 3, fColSai1.1, whole genome shotgun sequence includes the following:
- the LOC133441202 gene encoding protein asteroid homolog 1-like, whose protein sequence is MGVQGLSSFLETRDGGGVYRVYRDSLLRGTRLVIDGSNLVYLLYFSSGLDQNRGGEYASFQELIERFISALRTCEVQPFVVLDGGSDPTDRKLQTVTMRAEQRIQRAHEAAETGVSKGILPQMAKKVFKQTLARLQVPVAQCFGEADQELAALAAEWNCPVLSNDGDFFIFDLPAGFLPITHFRWWEVKGGPRSYIPCKSYRTSSFCIVFQIEPQLLPTFAALAGNDYVKLKTVSWTQFAPGRSKAPSRLEGLLCWLRDFQKSEDAMAAALGLMGDLDTKRREEIQKGLSEGMKEYKPRQSCLKQFFDHGVPPPFQGSGLVPDWARLALVQTRLTSDILDVLQLQRMSLGFPVEPRDRPSVYVISRPIRQVMYGLLLGGEASLQVTERDRDGSHLIYVPVRPAFSETSKRLRLSSLHEADSSERLLVLLEALGVTEDSLSLFPDELKLPVAVTCFWLQMAQPPPDQTLLKALLLGMSMGVVTGPKTGNHCGAKKPDVGVVYAFNQWQACLKDSVHLNQLLGFPLPEPEIARLYQGTMVHQLVDRMRSGGRLKGFLMNDRTSVDQYHRMLSVVQLHVAARQNQQREAARENQSVLPPDLGADLEKLFLQDGHEEAETEAKSAIKVEEELRLVDRLSVRTRYRTKERRNRCNKPELARKEDRRGTDLL, encoded by the exons atggGGGTTCAGGGTCTCAGCAGTTTCCTGGAGACCCGGGATGGAGGGGGGGTTTACCGGGTCTACCGGGACTCCCTGCTCCGGGGGACCCGGCTGGTGATCGACGGATCCAACCTGGTCTACCTGCTGTATTTCAGCTCAG gtttggaccAGAATCGCGGTGGGGAGTATGCATCGTTTCAAGAACTCATCGAGAGGTTCATCTCAGCGCTCAGGACCTGCGAGGTCCAGCCGTTCGTGGTTCTGGACGGAGGTTCAGACCCCACAGACAGGAAGCTGCAAACGGTGACGATGAGAGCTGAGCAACGGATCCAGAGAGCCCACGAGGCAGCGGAGACCGGCGTGAGCAAGGGAATCCTCCCACAGATGGCCAAGAAGGTCTTCAAACAGACTCTGGCCcgactgcaggttccggtggcCCAGTGCTTCGGGGAGGCCGACCAGGAGCTAGCTGCCCTCGCTGCTGAATGGAACTGCCCTGTGCTTTCCAACGACGGGGACTTCTTCATCTTTGACCTCCCTGCAGGGTTTCTGCCCATCACTCACTTCCGCTGGTGGGAGGTGAAGGGCGGCCCGCGGAGCTACATCCCCTGTAAGAGCTACAGAACCTCCAGCTTCTGCATCGTCTTCCAGATCGAGCCCCAGCTCCTGCCCACCTTCGCCGCTTTGGCCGGTAACGACTACGTGAAGCTGAAGACGGTCAGCTGGACTCAGTTTGCCCCGGGTAGAAGCAAGGCCCCGAGTCGCCTGGAGGGGCTGCTCTGCTGGCTGAGGGACTTCCAGAAGTCTGAGGACGCCATGGCGGCGGCGCTGGGGCTGATGGGAGATCTGGACAcgaagaggagagaagagatCCAGAAAGGACTGTCTGAGGGGATGAAGGAGTACAAACCTCGTCAGAGTTGCCTAAAACAGTTCTTCGACCACGGGGTGCCTCCCCCGTTCCAG GGATCTGGTCTTGTTCCAGACTGGGCCCGTCTGGCTCTGGTTCAGACCCGGCTGACCTCGGACATCCTGGacgtgctgcagctgcagaggaTGTCACTGGGCTTTCCCGTGGAGCCCCGGGACCGCCCCAGCGTGTATGTGATCTCCAGGCCGATCCGGCAGGTGATGTACGGGCTGCTGTTGGGCGGAGAGGCGTCGCTGCAGGTGACGGAGCGAGACCGGGACGGTTCCCACCTGATATACGTGCCGGTCCGACCAGCCTTCAGTGAAACTAGCAAGAGACTCAGACTCAGCTCGCTGCACGAG GCGGACTCCTCTGAGCGTCTGCTGGTCCTACTGGAAGCTCTGGGTGTCACCGAGGACTCTCTGAGCCTCTTTCCCGATGAGCTGAAGCTCCCGGTGGCCGTCACCTGCTTCTGGCTGCAGATGGCTCAGCCTCCTCCAGACCAGACCCTGCTGAAGGCGCTGCTGCTGGGAATGAGCATGGGAGTCGTAACCGGACCCAAA ACGGGAAATCACTGCGGTGCAAAGAAGCCGGACGTGGGCGTGGTCTACGCCTTCAACCAATGGCAGGCCTGCCTGAAGGACAGCGTCCACCTCAACCAGCTGCTGGGCTTCCCTCTGCCGGAGCCGGAGATCGCACG GTTGTATCAGGGAACGATGGTCCACCAGCTGGTGGACAGGATGAGGAGCGGAGGGAGGCTGAAGGGCTTCCTGATGAACGACAGGACCAGCGTGGATCAGTACCACAGGATGCTGTCTGTGGTCCAGTTACACG tgGCGGCCCGACAGAACCAGCAGAGAGAGGCGGCCCGGGAGAACCAGTCGGTGCTGCCACCGGACCTCGGCGCCGACCTGGAGAAGCTGTTCCTGCAGGATGGCCATGAAGAGGCTGAAACCGAAGCGAAGAGTGCGATCAAAGTGGAAGAGGAGCTGCGACTGGTGGACCGGCTGTCGGTCAGAACGCGATACAGAACCAAGGAGAGACGGAACCGGTGCAACAAACCAGAACTGGCTCGGAAGGAGGACCGTCGGGGAACGGACCTCCTCTGA